The following are from one region of the Nocardia terpenica genome:
- a CDS encoding DUF2630 family protein: MTEQDVLGRIKELVGQEHALRAKAASGELDPETERARLADLEVMLDQCWDLLRQRRARIDQGSDPDEAQANSPKQVEGYLQ, from the coding sequence ATGACCGAACAGGACGTTCTCGGGCGGATCAAGGAACTGGTCGGGCAGGAGCACGCGCTGCGGGCCAAGGCGGCGAGCGGAGAGCTGGATCCGGAGACCGAACGGGCCCGGCTGGCCGATCTCGAGGTGATGCTGGATCAGTGCTGGGATCTGCTGCGGCAGCGCCGGGCACGCATCGATCAGGGCTCCGATCCCGATGAGGCGCAGGCGAACTCGCCGAAACAGGTCGAGGGATACCTG